Below is a window of Verrucomicrobiia bacterium DNA.
TGGTTTGCCAGGGAAATCCTGCGCCATGGTTTTCCAAAGCCGCAACGAAGAACTGCCTATGAACAGAATCGCGTGCTGCGGCGGAGGATTACTCCTGTCTTGGGCTTCGAGCGCCCGGATTTCCGGTTCCCAGCGGGAGAGTCTTGCATCCGAAGCGGGGTTCTGGGCTGACAGGACGGCCAGCCCGGCCGCCAAGGCCAGCAGTATCAAAAAAGAGCTGTTTTGGAAAACAGTTTTGGCATGCATCAATCGTGCGGCTATGGGCCTTCGAAAGCAAGATTCAACAAATTGTAGCGTAGCGCAGGCGTCCTCGCCGGGGGGTTAAACGGGCGTCTCGCCCGTTGTTTCGTTCGATGTTCGATGTTCGGCGTTGAACGGCGACTCGTTAAAGCATACCTCTACTCTGCCCACACTCGATAAAACTTTGTCGCGTTTCCCGCTGCCACTGTGTCGGTGTAGGTGAAAGTGCCCGTGCCGGTGGGGGCGCCTGTGCTGAGGTTGGTCCAATGGACCAAGTCAGGCGAGCTTTGCAGGACATTATTGAATCCTGCCGGGCCGCTAAAAACAAACTGGACTGTGCCCGGGACCGGGCCGCGGCCAAAGGACCAAATCATGGCGCGCAGCCCAAATACGGCGAGCGAATCCACGGCGCCCACATAAACTTTGCCCTGGGCAATCGTCGGCACGACGAACTTTACGAAGCTGATTCGATCCGGCGCGCCGGCCTGCAAAGCGGCATAACTATCATAGATTTTGTTGGCCAGATTGCCGGCGTCATAAGCGTGCAGGGCGGCTACTCCAAGGGCGGGCGTGGGCGTTAATTCCCATGCTATTCCGTTGGCGGTTCCGTTGGCTGAAATGCTGGGAGTAGCGCCGCGGAACGTAACGGTATCGCCCGCTTGCGAAACCGGCGAAGTTCCCAGTAACCCGTTTGCGAAAGCAAAGGCCTTGAGCGGCTGGCCCACGGCTTGGAAAAAGATTTGGTTATTGAAGCAGGCTGGGATGCCAAAGACGGTCGAGCCGAGCAGGACTGTTTGGATAATCTGGGTGTCCCCCGCTGGGTTGAAGTGGCCCATGTTGTCCCTATCGAGCAGATAAATCTTTCCTTCTTTTCCGCAACCAATCACCAGGTGCGGGTGGGCCGGGCTGCCAACTGAATCCGGCAAAACCACTGCTCCGCCAGAGCCGAGGTCCTCGTCTGCAGCGGCCAAGCTTGCCTGATTATAGGGCGTGAAATAATCGGTCAGTGTGATCCCTGTTCCCTGGGAAAGCTTCAAGAAACTATCGCCAAAATCCTGTGGATTGGCCGAGGTATCGAACGTGCCGTTGCCAGTGATGCAGTAAATCGTTCCGTCAGGGGCCGCTGCAGGGCCCGCGCCGGACATCCAGATGCCGCCTTCGCTGCCATTGGGACTATCATTGAAGACCCCGACCTGCTGCAGGCTTTGAGCATCATAGCCTAGAATCCAGCCGTGGTACGGATTGAAATCACAGTACGAAGCCCAGGCGATATAGACTACCCCACCGCTCTCCAGCAACGCCGAGCGTTGCAACTCGCGCGCAGGGTTGAAGCTGACCATCCCACCGCTGGCGCCATCGCCAGTGCCCGGGACTGTTGCTGTGATGAGGATCGGGCTCCCGGGCTTCTCAGCCCCTGTCGTAATGTCCAGGGCGTGCAATCGTTGCCTTTGAACCAAAGAAAGGTTGCCAGGGGGAGCGGTGGGCTCTTTTGTGCGTGCCACGACGTAAAGCGTGCCACTGGCGCTGTCGATTACGGGCGTGCCCACAATCCCGATTTCGCCCGAGAATGTCCCGCAATCACCGTAGGGATAACTCGCGTCGGCGGGTGAGACGGTCGTAATCCCTGCAACGGGATCAATAAAACTGGTGCGCCACACCGGCGGCGCGTTCGAACCGGCATTCGAATCCGCATCAAATGCATACACGCTGTCATGCTGGGTCGCGACAAAGACAACATTGTGTGTTCCCTTGCCAGGAATACTCACACTCGGAACATAAAGTGGCTGGGCATAGACCTGGCCATCGACAGGTTGCGAGAATACCCGGCCAAAGCCGTACATATTGACATTCGTCGTGTTGAGCAGGGTCTCTGCCGCATTGAGGCCGGTTCTGGCATTATCGTTGTGGCTGGTCAATACGCTGACTTGGGCGGGTGCGCTGAACAAGCTGAGTAGAACCATCAAAACAAGGCCAACAATGAATGGGCGCATATGATGCCCAGTCTGCGCAAGCGCCAGGACTGGGTTAGGGACAAAGTCGAGTCAGGCGGTAAGTTTGTCAAATCAGGAAGAAGAAATGATAATGAAAGGGATAGCGGGCAGGGTGCCAACCGGATTGCGTTTGCGGTTCTGCTTCGCGGCGGCGGGGATGAGACGGGCATTTTTCGGTATGATGTTAATAATCAGGTTCCCTTTAGCGCCTGGTTTGGTTTTGGCACTGTCGCTGACGAAAGCGATTTCGACGCCATTGGCGGCAGGCGAGACTTCCTGGATAGCGAGGCCCTCGGGCGCGCCGACCAGTTCCAGATCAAAGCGGCTGGCAAATGCGGGGGAGGGCGCGCCGATGTGAACCCGCGCCATGCCCCCGGAGGGAATTCGCACCGGGGTCGCGCTGAGGATTCTCAACGCGTCACTGGCAAAGGGACGGGGATTGGCCGCCACGCAAACTGCCAGTTCCTGTGCCGGCACCAGGTGCCAATAGGCGAAGGCCTGCATCCGTTCGTCGGCCGGCACGGCCTCATGGACGATGCTCCGGCCCGCGACGGCGGATTGGCCTTCCAATACGAGATTCGTGATTCCTGTGCGGGATTGGGGCGTGGCTTTCAAGGTGAACTGGGCCTTGTCCTGATTCTCCGGGACCCTGGCGCCAGCGAGTGAGAATCCCTGTGGGGCGTCCTGAAGGTGCAGCTCGATTGCATTAGTGAAGCCATCCTTTCGCAAAGCATATACGGTGACCGGCACACTCATACCCGCCCGAACCGTGAGACTGGACGGCGTCACGCGCAAGGCGAAGTCGGGTCGCGGCTCGGAGACGCGCAACCGATAAGCGAACGCCGGACCGCCTTGATCCTGTACGTCGCTGAGGCGCAGGAAGTAATTACCCTCCGCCGGCAAGGTGGCTTTGATATAGGAATCCGCGTGGTGGGTTTCCAGGCCAAAGCTTTTATCTTCAAAATCGTCGTTAAAGGCGAGCCGCTTGCCCGCTGCATCCGTCAATTCGAGAGCAGAATCCAAAGGCGAATTTAGCCGACGCGCCAGGACCTCGGCCACAATTTGCTGCCCGGCGCGGCCCTCGAATTTGAACAGGGCGGTTTGGCCGGGCCGGCTGATACGGCCATCAATGACCACCGGCAATGTCATGGGCTGGGCCGTTTCGGAAGAATTCTCCTGACTTAAGCACTCCGGCAAATCATCTAAAACAAACGGAACGCGCTTGAGGAAATCCCCGGCAATCAAGATAAAGCCCGGCGGATTGGCGCTGTTATCCATGGTCAGCGATTGGGTCGGGAGATTCCAGCCGCTCAAGGAAACTGTGTTCGTTTCCCCTGCCCTGCCACCCAGAGGGAAAATGTCCGTCACGAAGGGCAGTTCGCCAATGCTCAGGCGATAAACAAAATCCTCGCGTCCGCGAAAGATCGAGTCGTGGATTTCGACGGTGTATTCGCCATCGGACGGGACTTCAAAATGCAAAACCGGATCAGGTTTGAAGCGGAACCGTTCCGCGCTCGCAACTTCCTTTCCAGTCGAATCGTAAAGGGTGAGTGTGGCCTCGAACCATCCCGGAACGGCGTCGGCCAGGTAAGGGATCAACGCGCGCGCCGCAGCCGAGAAGATCAGGTGCTGGCCGCGCCGGGCGCTAAACCGATAACGGTCCACCTCTCCCGGCATGATTTGGCCGTTTACAGTCACGGGCAGCGAAATAGCCCCTTCATATTTGGGTGTGCCCTTGACGGGTGTTTTGCCGAACCGTTCGAGAAAGCGGTCCAGGTCAGGATTGGCCGCCTTGGAAGCGGGTTTGGTCGTCTCCGGCAATGTGCCCACGAAAAACCAAAGGGGGTTGGAGACAGCATTCGGAGCGGCCAACCGGATTTCGTGTTCGCCAAGGGCGGCATTGGTTTCGATGACGAATTGGAGCGTCACCGTGTCGATCATCGCCGGGTTGGCTGCGCGATTGGGCGGGTTTTTGAGAATTTTTTCGCGGATTTGCTCGCGTTCCTTCGCGTCGGCCGCAGTCCAGGCGTTAGTTCCGGAATCATCGCGGCGCGCACTCTGCCATTTGCGTTGCAATGTCTGCAGGCGCTCGCGCAGGTCATTGAATTCCTTTTGGTTCATGGGCCGGTTAAACTCAAGAAAGGTCGCGCGAATCCCCGTATCGCTGATAACCGCGTTTGAAATTGCCGCAAGGAATTGCCCCCCGACCACGACTTGAAATGTTGTGCCTACCCGTCCCCCCGCAGGATAAACGTAAGCCAAGTGGGGCGCCTGCTGCGCGACCAACGCACCCGCCGATATCACGAGCCAAGCCGCCAACACTCCCAAGACCTTCGGGGCGCGACCAGAGTTCTTGGGCGCAGTCCTTTGGAGTGCGGCGGCAAGCGAAGCGCGACGCCGCTTTGGAGATGGCCCCTTATCGCAAAATATAGAAAACGCCATCGTCCCTGCGCTTTGCCGGCGCACTCCACAAGAGGCGAATCGACCACCGCTTTTGTTTATACACAGCAGATTCATACCGCCATGATTTCTTTCAACAAGCCGGCGGTCTTAATGCCTTCATCCGGAGAAGGCAGGACATAGGTGGGCAGTCCCTCCGGATTGGGCAGTTTCACAGCGGGATCAATTCCCATCAACGAGTAGATGCTGGCAATGAGGTCAACCGGATAAACCGGGCGTTCCTTCACCTCCTCGCCGCGGGCATCGGAGGCGCCGACAACCTGGCCACCCTTGAACCCACCGCCCGCCATGACCGTGCAGAAGACTTTGCCCCAATGATTGCGCCCGCCGTTCCAGGGAGCTTCCCATTGGATTTTGGGTGTGCGCCCAAACTCGCCGCCCCACCAGATAATGGTGCTGTCGAGCAGGCCGCGCTCGCTGAGGTCCTGAAGCAACGTGGCCATCCCTTTGTCTAAATCCGGCAACTGCCGGCGCATGGCCTGAAAGTTCTCTTTGTGGGTGTCCCAACCGGGATAATTAATCGTCACGTAGGGAATCCCTCGTTCGACAAGGCGCCGGGCCACCAGGCAGGATTGCCCGAATTTGCTCTTGCCATAGCGTTCCCGCAGTTCCTGCTTTTCCTGGGCTAAATCAAACACCTTCGCCCCGTCACCGAGAATCATATCGTAGGCCATGTGCTCGGCCTGCGTCGCGGCGAGGATTTG
It encodes the following:
- a CDS encoding pyrrolo-quinoline quinone; translated protein: MRPFIVGLVLMVLLSLFSAPAQVSVLTSHNDNARTGLNAAETLLNTTNVNMYGFGRVFSQPVDGQVYAQPLYVPSVSIPGKGTHNVVFVATQHDSVYAFDADSNAGSNAPPVWRTSFIDPVAGITTVSPADASYPYGDCGTFSGEIGIVGTPVIDSASGTLYVVARTKEPTAPPGNLSLVQRQRLHALDITTGAEKPGSPILITATVPGTGDGASGGMVSFNPARELQRSALLESGGVVYIAWASYCDFNPYHGWILGYDAQSLQQVGVFNDSPNGSEGGIWMSGAGPAAAPDGTIYCITGNGTFDTSANPQDFGDSFLKLSQGTGITLTDYFTPYNQASLAAADEDLGSGGAVVLPDSVGSPAHPHLVIGCGKEGKIYLLDRDNMGHFNPAGDTQIIQTVLLGSTVFGIPACFNNQIFFQAVGQPLKAFAFANGLLGTSPVSQAGDTVTFRGATPSISANGTANGIAWELTPTPALGVAALHAYDAGNLANKIYDSYAALQAGAPDRISFVKFVVPTIAQGKVYVGAVDSLAVFGLRAMIWSFGRGPVPGTVQFVFSGPAGFNNVLQSSPDLVHWTNLSTGAPTGTGTFTYTDTVAAGNATKFYRVWAE